The window ACAATAGATACGGTGAGTAAAGCACAAATACATGTTGCCACCTATAGAAAAGGGAAGCAGCTGCATCATTCACTTACTGCTCCCCCATTAATTGTAAACAGGTCTGCTGCCCTGTTTGACAGCTACTTATACATAAACTCTAACCTAAGAGCCTCCAATGAAAAGAGAATTACCTTTAATAAAAATTCAGTTATCGATGTATACTCACTGGCAGACCATAGCTATCAATATAGTTTCTATCTCCCTACCTATAAAGGAGAAAAGATTCAAAACTTTATTGTTCATAAAGATGTACTCGTTGCTACCTATAAAGAACATTTGGGTATTTTCAATCTAAGCTTGCCACATAATTCAATTCCTTAATGCTTCTTGTATTAGGGCTATCAATTCATATGCTTTTCCTTGTTTTGGCGGTGCTGATGAATATATCCGACCCTTCCGATCTATAATCATTGTAGTTGGGCCGCCTCTTACCCCATAATATTTCAAAAAAGGATGTTCTATACCCAAACCACTGGTATATAGGTTAACATATTCTTTCAATCCATATTTTTGTGATTCAACACTTTTTAACCACTGCTTTTTACTTTTATCAAATGATATAGAAACAAATGCCACATCCTTATTATCTTTAAACTCGGGATATACCTTATGATCAACCTCTTTTGCCAAGGCTAAACATCCGCCACAGCCTGTAAACCAAATATCCAGATAAACTACCTTTCCCTTAAAATCCGACAATTGCACCTCATTTCCATGTACATCAGTAAGGGAGAAATTATAAGCCTTTGCCCCTCTTATTTTTTTTCCATACCAATCATCAATAATCTTCTTAAGTTCTGGGGTTTTAATTAAAGCATAGCTTGCTTGCAAACATTCGTCCAAACCATAAGTATCCTGAACACGCATGCTTTGCAGGTTGAATAATATCAGCTTTTCCCTTAGATAACCAGAATATGAATTACGAAGCAGGGAACAAAATTCTCCGAAATGCTTAACCTGAATATTATTCTTATTATAAGAAGCATCACCAGGATTATTTAGTTTAAGCTCGGTCATGGTTATATTGGACAAATAACGCACATAAAAAGGAGACTCCGCTAAAACATCATCAGGAAGATCTGCTTGAAGCGATTCTTCTATAAGCCTTTTGTATAATGCGGCTTTCTTTTCGGTCAGTTCTTCCGCTTTAATATTAAAGGAACTTTTGTATTTTGATTTTACGTTTCCTAAAATATCCGCCTGCATAATTTGAAAAACATACGGATCTACCTCTTTCTTATATTGTTCTAAGGTATTTAATTGAGCTTTAAGTATAGAATCTCCTAAAGTCATTCTGGCCTTATTTATATCTACCCCCTTTAATCCTTTAAGCTTGATTTCTGCGTCCACTATTGCCTTAAAACTTTCCTGGCTACTTACCAACTGATCAGCCCTCCAAAGTGCAGTAAATTTCGCCGATCCCCTACCGGAAAAGGAGAACTTTGTTTCCTCACCACGTTGGTCAATAGTGATATGAATACTATCTCCGGGTTGTACAAGATAGTTTTGAATATTATCACCATAAGCCAAATATGGTTTCTTATCCCTGTTTCTCAATGAAAATAAGTAGAATCGTTCTGGCTTATTGGTTAATGGAGATGTATACTTAAAATACTTGTTTTCATCCGTTTTAACTCTTTGACGATCGACCCCTAGCCTTCTATTAAATGGTATATCTCCACCAAAATAAATCTGTATTGAATCTACTGTTTTATCACTACCAAGAATTTGTCCTGTAATAACCACAGGTTGAGCACCAGCTACCCGCTCATCGGATTCATTGTTGGCTGTTTTACAACTGGAAACTGATACTAAACATAAGATGCCTATAATAAAATCTAAAACTTTCATGATGAATATTAAAATTGGTTAATACCCAGGATTTTGGGTCATCTTTGAGTTTCTTAAAAGTTCTTCGGTTGGTATGGGAAATAAATTATCATTATCATCCCAATTAGGTTTTGCATTACCTAATACTACATTGGCCCTTCCGGTTCGTTTAAGGTCAAACCAACGATGTGCCCACTCGGTAAACAGTTCCAGACGTCGTTCTTTATATATAGCCGTTAGCAGTTCTTCTTTTGATGAAACTAGGGTATCGTCCAATCCGGCTCTGTTTCGGATTTTATTTAAGTCCATCTGGGCTCCGAGAAAATCTTCATTTTGGGTACTAGCCTCCGCGCGAATTAAATATTGTTCTGCCAATCGCATCACCATAGAGTATTCGGTTACTTCATCTGCAGCTCTTATTTTATATTTATATGGATAGTACCAAATGTTCTCTCCATCAGTTACACTTTTTATCCAATTTACAAGTCTCTGATCGGTATCGTTAAAAGCATTCACCAAATTTTCTGTTAATGCCTGTGTTCTTGGTGGTGCTGAAGTAAGGATAAACCGGAAACCTTCTTTTGTATTTAAATGAGGGTTTACCGGGGCAAGCTGCCAGATTGCTTCATGACTGTTTTTTAAAAACACCTTACTAAGATCCGGTTCTAACGCATAGAGCGTAGTATTATTTATTACTTCAGATGCAAAGACTTCTGCCTGATGCCAATCTTCCAGATACAAATAAACCCTGGCTAGTAAAGCCGAGGCCACATATTTATTTGGACGTGTCTTTTCATAATTGGATAAAATATAATCTTCAGGTAGGAGGTTATGTGCATCTTTCAGGTCAGAAGTAATCTGATTATAGACATCATTGACTGGTGACCGTTCTTTGTCTGAATTTTCAAGGTAATCTGAATTCAGGTGCAAGGGTACGTCTCCAAAGGTATTTACAAGGTAGAAGTAACAAAATGCCCGTATAAATTTTGCCTCTCCTTCCAGTTGTTTTTTCACCACATCAGAAATATTCTCAGATAAGTTCAACTTTTCTAAAATTACATTACAGGTATAGATATATTGATATGGTTCCTGCCACCAACGTGAATTCACAGCAGATTCA of the Zhouia spongiae genome contains:
- a CDS encoding TlpA family protein disulfide reductase is translated as MKVLDFIIGILCLVSVSSCKTANNESDERVAGAQPVVITGQILGSDKTVDSIQIYFGGDIPFNRRLGVDRQRVKTDENKYFKYTSPLTNKPERFYLFSLRNRDKKPYLAYGDNIQNYLVQPGDSIHITIDQRGEETKFSFSGRGSAKFTALWRADQLVSSQESFKAIVDAEIKLKGLKGVDINKARMTLGDSILKAQLNTLEQYKKEVDPYVFQIMQADILGNVKSKYKSSFNIKAEELTEKKAALYKRLIEESLQADLPDDVLAESPFYVRYLSNITMTELKLNNPGDASYNKNNIQVKHFGEFCSLLRNSYSGYLREKLILFNLQSMRVQDTYGLDECLQASYALIKTPELKKIIDDWYGKKIRGAKAYNFSLTDVHGNEVQLSDFKGKVVYLDIWFTGCGGCLALAKEVDHKVYPEFKDNKDVAFVSISFDKSKKQWLKSVESQKYGLKEYVNLYTSGLGIEHPFLKYYGVRGGPTTMIIDRKGRIYSSAPPKQGKAYELIALIQEALRN
- a CDS encoding RagB/SusD family nutrient uptake outer membrane protein, yielding MKTIYILLKKKIIQAIGVWILIPISIGIIGLSCGCESFVETESPKNELVTASVFENEASAVSVVTGIYSRMMGSIGFASGHYQSVTIQGGLYADELDRYRATSAFYENALTADESAVNSRWWQEPYQYIYTCNVILEKLNLSENISDVVKKQLEGEAKFIRAFCYFYLVNTFGDVPLHLNSDYLENSDKERSPVNDVYNQITSDLKDAHNLLPEDYILSNYEKTRPNKYVASALLARVYLYLEDWHQAEVFASEVINNTTLYALEPDLSKVFLKNSHEAIWQLAPVNPHLNTKEGFRFILTSAPPRTQALTENLVNAFNDTDQRLVNWIKSVTDGENIWYYPYKYKIRAADEVTEYSMVMRLAEQYLIRAEASTQNEDFLGAQMDLNKIRNRAGLDDTLVSSKEELLTAIYKERRLELFTEWAHRWFDLKRTGRANVVLGNAKPNWDDNDNLFPIPTEELLRNSKMTQNPGY